One Paraburkholderia sp. IMGN_8 DNA window includes the following coding sequences:
- the prmB gene encoding 50S ribosomal protein L3 N(5)-glutamine methyltransferase, which produces MTLPFSTVRDLLRFAVSRFNQAELSFGHGSANAYDEAAYLILHTLHLPLDLLEPFLDARLSAAEIDAVLNVIERRAGERVPAAYITQEAWMHGFRFHVDERVIVPRSFIGELLQDGLQPYVEDPEQVGAVLELCTGSGCLAILAAHAFPNADVDAVDLSAPALEVATRNVTDYHLDDRIALFEGDLYAPLAERRYDVIISNPPYVNAASMQELPAEYKHEPDMALAGGADGMDVVRRIIGEARNWLTDDGVLVVEIGNERANVEAAFGGLDLVWLSTSAGDDNVFLIQATDLPV; this is translated from the coding sequence ATGACGCTCCCGTTTTCCACCGTCCGCGACCTGCTGCGTTTCGCGGTGTCGCGCTTCAATCAGGCCGAGTTGTCGTTCGGGCACGGCTCGGCCAACGCTTACGACGAAGCCGCTTATCTGATACTGCACACGCTGCATCTGCCGCTCGATCTGCTGGAGCCGTTTCTCGACGCGCGTCTGAGCGCGGCCGAAATCGACGCCGTGCTGAACGTGATCGAACGCCGTGCCGGCGAGCGCGTGCCGGCGGCATACATCACGCAGGAAGCGTGGATGCACGGCTTCCGCTTTCACGTGGATGAGCGCGTGATCGTGCCGCGCTCGTTTATCGGCGAACTGCTGCAGGACGGCCTGCAACCGTACGTGGAAGATCCCGAGCAGGTCGGCGCGGTGCTCGAACTGTGCACCGGCTCCGGCTGCCTCGCGATTCTCGCGGCGCACGCGTTCCCGAATGCGGATGTCGATGCGGTCGATCTGTCGGCGCCCGCGCTCGAAGTCGCGACGCGCAACGTCACGGACTACCACCTCGACGACCGCATTGCGCTCTTCGAAGGCGATCTGTACGCTCCGCTCGCCGAGCGCCGCTACGACGTGATCATCAGCAATCCGCCGTATGTGAACGCGGCGTCGATGCAGGAGCTGCCCGCCGAGTACAAGCACGAGCCCGACATGGCTCTGGCAGGCGGCGCGGACGGCATGGACGTCGTGCGCCGGATCATCGGCGAAGCGCGCAACTGGCTAACCGACGACGGCGTGCTGGTGGTCGAAATCGGCAACGAGCGCGCGAACGTCGAGGCAGCGTTCGGCGGCCTCGACCTCGTATGGTTGTCGACCAGCGCCGGCGACGACAACGTGTTCCTGATTCAGGCAACGGATCTGCCGGTCTGA
- a CDS encoding glutathione peroxidase: MTSIYSYSARTLGGEEVSLERYQGKVLLIVNTASECGFTPQYAGLQKLYDTYAARGLAVLGFPCNQFGKQEPGDAAQIGSFCEKNYGVTFPMFDKIDVNGANAHPLFRYLTGEAPGLLGLEAIKWNFTKFLIGRDGNVVKRYAPLTKPEAITEDVEKLL, encoded by the coding sequence ATGACATCGATCTATTCGTATTCGGCACGCACGCTCGGCGGCGAGGAAGTCAGTCTCGAGCGCTATCAGGGCAAGGTGCTGTTGATCGTCAATACGGCGAGCGAATGTGGATTCACGCCGCAGTACGCGGGCCTGCAAAAGCTCTATGACACCTACGCGGCGCGGGGCCTCGCGGTGCTCGGTTTTCCGTGTAACCAGTTCGGCAAGCAGGAGCCGGGCGATGCCGCGCAGATCGGCAGTTTCTGCGAGAAGAACTACGGCGTGACCTTCCCGATGTTCGACAAGATCGACGTGAACGGCGCGAACGCACATCCGCTGTTTCGTTACTTGACGGGCGAGGCGCCGGGCTTGCTGGGGCTCGAGGCGATCAAGTGGAATTTCACCAAGTTCCTGATTGGCCGCGACGGCAATGTGGTCAAACGCTATGCGCCGCTGACCAAGCCGGAGGCGATTACCGAAGACGTCGAGAAGCTGCTGTAA
- the alr gene encoding alanine racemase: protein MPRPLSATIHTAALANNLAVARRHAPKSKIWAVVKANAYGHGLARAFPGLRATDGFGLLDLEEAVKLRELGWAGPILLLEGFFRPTDIDVIDRYSLTTALHSDEQLRMLEMARLSKPVNIQLKMNSGMNRLGYTPEKFRAAWERARACQGVGQITLMTHFSDADSERGIAYQMEAFERGAQGIAGARSLANSAATLWHPAAHFDWVRPGIILYGASPSGVNAAIAGTGLQPAMTFASELIAVQTLAEGQTVGYGSLFKARGPMRIGVVACGYADGYPRIAPEGTPVIVDGVLTRIVGRVSMDMLTVDLTPVPTANVGSRVELWGNSLPIDDVAQACGTIGYELMCAVAPRVPVRAE, encoded by the coding sequence ATGCCGCGCCCCCTTTCAGCCACGATCCATACCGCCGCACTCGCCAATAACCTCGCCGTCGCCCGGCGCCACGCACCAAAATCCAAGATTTGGGCCGTCGTCAAGGCAAACGCCTATGGGCACGGCCTCGCACGCGCTTTTCCCGGCCTGCGCGCAACGGACGGCTTCGGTTTGCTGGACCTCGAAGAAGCCGTGAAGTTGCGTGAATTGGGCTGGGCTGGCCCGATTTTGTTGCTCGAAGGCTTCTTCCGTCCGACCGATATCGACGTGATCGACCGCTACAGCCTGACCACGGCGCTGCACTCGGACGAACAGTTGCGGATGCTGGAAATGGCGCGCCTGTCGAAGCCCGTCAACATTCAGTTGAAGATGAACAGCGGCATGAACCGCCTCGGCTATACGCCGGAAAAATTCCGCGCCGCGTGGGAGCGCGCACGCGCCTGTCAGGGCGTCGGTCAGATTACGTTGATGACCCATTTCTCGGATGCCGACAGCGAACGCGGCATCGCCTATCAGATGGAAGCGTTCGAGCGCGGCGCGCAAGGCATTGCGGGCGCGCGCAGCCTCGCGAATTCGGCGGCGACGCTGTGGCATCCCGCCGCGCACTTCGACTGGGTGCGCCCGGGCATCATTCTGTACGGCGCGTCGCCGTCCGGCGTGAACGCCGCGATCGCAGGCACCGGCCTGCAACCGGCAATGACATTCGCCTCCGAGCTGATCGCGGTGCAAACCCTCGCCGAGGGCCAGACCGTCGGCTACGGTTCGTTGTTCAAGGCGCGCGGGCCGATGCGCATCGGCGTGGTGGCCTGCGGTTATGCGGACGGTTATCCGCGGATCGCGCCGGAAGGCACGCCGGTGATCGTCGACGGGGTGCTGACGCGGATCGTCGGGCGCGTTTCGATGGACATGCTGACCGTCGACCTTACGCCGGTCCCGACCGCCAACGTCGGCTCGCGCGTCGAATTGTGGGGTAATTCATTGCCGATCGACGACGTCGCGCAAGCGTGCGGCACGATTGGCTACGAGCTGATGTGCGCCGTGGCGCCGCGCGTGCCGGTGCGGGCTGAATAA
- a CDS encoding DUF2866 domain-containing protein: MKQSYETVAERPMQVRGCRVSAPIRQPWGGACRIVEWIDTTGQISRRVVAEHVTAAEVRATINRHVEGRKHVLFDDEKTPRQTLPRQTAAKR; encoded by the coding sequence TTGAAACAGTCATATGAAACCGTGGCCGAGCGGCCGATGCAGGTGCGCGGTTGCCGCGTCTCCGCACCCATTCGCCAGCCTTGGGGCGGTGCTTGCCGGATTGTCGAGTGGATCGACACGACGGGGCAGATTTCCCGGCGGGTGGTGGCCGAACATGTAACCGCCGCGGAAGTGCGGGCCACCATCAACCGTCACGTTGAAGGCCGCAAGCATGTGCTGTTCGACGACGAGAAAACGCCGCGCCAGACCTTGCCGCGGCAAACGGCGGCCAAACGCTGA
- the lplT gene encoding lysophospholipid transporter LplT translates to MKKGFYTIMAAQFFSSLADNALLIAAIALLKDLHAPNWMTPLLKLFFVLSYVVLAAFVGAFADSRPKGHVMFITNTIKVVGCVTMLVGAHPLLAYGIVGFGAAAYSPAKYGILTELLPPDRLVAANGWIEGTTVGSIILGTVLGGALISPHIAAPILRHHIPTVNTPAEAAMLVIMAIYVIAALFNLRIPDTGARYPKQERGPIKLITDFADCFVVLWRDKLGQISLAVTTLFWGAGATLQFIVLKWAEVSLNMSLSEAAILQAVVAVGVAAGAIFAASRIPLKKSLSVLPVGIVMGIAVMMMAFYTRDLFPAHWGLYFGRMHVPGYLIVAYIFLMVVGGLSGFFVVPMNALLQHRGHVLLSAGHSIAVQNFNENLSVLVMLCLYAVLVWLDVPVTLVIVLFGSFVCLMMWLVMRRHQANQRAFDSVALIGEVKH, encoded by the coding sequence ATGAAAAAAGGTTTTTACACCATCATGGCCGCGCAGTTTTTTTCGTCGCTGGCCGACAATGCGCTTCTGATCGCTGCTATCGCACTGCTGAAAGATCTTCACGCCCCAAACTGGATGACGCCGCTGCTCAAGTTGTTCTTTGTGCTGTCGTACGTCGTTCTGGCTGCTTTCGTGGGCGCCTTCGCGGACTCCCGCCCGAAAGGGCACGTGATGTTCATCACCAATACCATCAAAGTGGTCGGTTGCGTCACGATGCTGGTGGGCGCGCATCCACTGCTCGCCTATGGCATCGTCGGCTTTGGCGCGGCGGCCTACTCGCCGGCCAAGTACGGCATTCTCACCGAACTGCTGCCGCCTGACCGGCTGGTGGCCGCGAACGGCTGGATCGAAGGCACCACGGTCGGCTCGATCATTCTCGGCACTGTACTGGGCGGCGCCTTGATCAGTCCGCACATCGCCGCGCCGATTCTCCGGCACCACATTCCCACCGTCAACACACCCGCCGAAGCGGCGATGCTGGTGATCATGGCGATCTACGTGATCGCCGCGCTGTTCAATCTGCGCATTCCCGACACCGGCGCGCGTTATCCGAAACAGGAACGCGGCCCGATCAAGCTCATCACCGATTTCGCCGATTGTTTCGTCGTGCTGTGGCGCGACAAGCTCGGCCAGATTTCACTTGCCGTCACCACGCTGTTCTGGGGCGCCGGCGCGACGCTGCAATTCATCGTGCTGAAGTGGGCCGAGGTATCGCTCAATATGTCGCTGTCGGAAGCCGCGATCCTGCAGGCCGTGGTGGCCGTGGGCGTGGCAGCCGGCGCGATCTTCGCGGCGTCGCGCATACCGCTGAAGAAATCGCTGTCGGTGCTGCCAGTCGGCATCGTGATGGGCATCGCCGTCATGATGATGGCCTTCTACACGCGCGACCTGTTCCCGGCGCATTGGGGGCTGTATTTCGGCCGCATGCACGTGCCGGGCTATCTGATCGTTGCATATATCTTCCTGATGGTCGTCGGCGGCCTGTCGGGCTTTTTTGTCGTCCCGATGAATGCGCTGCTCCAGCATCGCGGCCACGTGCTGCTGTCGGCGGGCCATTCGATTGCCGTGCAGAACTTCAACGAGAATCTCTCCGTGCTCGTGATGCTGTGCCTGTACGCCGTGCTGGTATGGCTCGACGTGCCGGTCACGTTGGTGATCGTGCTGTTCGGCTCTTTCGTCTGCCTGATGATGTGGCTCGTGATGCGGCGCCACCAGGCGAATCAGCGCGCCTTCGATTCGGTCGCGCTGATCGGCGAAGTCAAGCACTGA
- the thiD gene encoding bifunctional hydroxymethylpyrimidine kinase/phosphomethylpyrimidine kinase produces MTQPIPNVLTIAGSDSGGGAGIQADLKAFSALGAYGASVITALTAQNTRGVTAIHTPEPAFITAQLDAVFDDIRIDAVKIGMLANAPIARAVAGALRRYKPKHIVLDTVMISKSNHALLLPDAVAAVRDELLPLADLLTPNLPEAAALLGVEAATDEAGMVSQGEALRALGARAVLMKGGHLSAADSPDWLVQDSGTLRLGGPRVPVKNTHGTGCTLSSAIAALIPQRDDLASAVADAKLYLTGALQASDRLDVGNGVGPVHHFYRWW; encoded by the coding sequence ATGACTCAACCGATTCCCAATGTGCTGACGATCGCCGGTTCCGATTCCGGCGGCGGCGCCGGCATTCAGGCCGACCTGAAGGCTTTTTCGGCGCTCGGCGCTTATGGCGCGAGCGTGATTACCGCGCTGACCGCTCAGAACACGCGCGGCGTCACGGCGATCCACACGCCGGAGCCGGCCTTCATCACCGCGCAACTCGATGCGGTGTTCGACGATATCCGTATCGATGCCGTGAAGATCGGCATGCTCGCGAACGCGCCGATCGCGCGCGCGGTGGCCGGCGCGTTGCGCCGGTACAAGCCGAAGCACATCGTGCTCGACACGGTGATGATCTCGAAGAGCAATCACGCGTTGCTGCTGCCGGATGCAGTCGCGGCAGTGCGCGACGAATTGCTGCCGCTTGCCGATCTGCTGACGCCGAATCTGCCGGAAGCCGCGGCTTTGCTAGGCGTAGAAGCCGCAACGGATGAAGCCGGCATGGTCTCGCAAGGCGAAGCGCTACGTGCGCTTGGCGCGCGCGCGGTGCTGATGAAGGGCGGCCATCTGAGCGCGGCGGATAGTCCCGACTGGCTCGTGCAGGACAGCGGCACGCTGCGCCTGGGCGGCCCGCGCGTGCCGGTGAAAAACACGCATGGGACGGGCTGCACGCTGTCGTCGGCGATTGCTGCGCTGATCCCGCAACGCGACGATCTGGCGAGCGCGGTCGCCGATGCGAAGCTGTATCTGACCGGCGCGTTGCAAGCGAGCGATCGGCTCGATGTGGGCAACGGCGTCGGACCGGTGCATCATTTTTATCGGTGGTGGTGA
- a CDS encoding ATP-binding cassette domain-containing protein, which yields MIRFNQFSLARGTKPLFENTTFTLNPGEKAGLVGANGAGKSTLFAVLLGELHADGGDFSIPPTWQIAHVAQETPAADKTALAYTLDGDAALRAIEARIAAASAAHDGAAEGEAHAAFADADGYTAPARAEALLLGLGFTLDQTREPVSSFSGGWRMRLNLAQALMCRSDLLLLDEPTNHLDLDAIVWLEDWLNRYPGTLVVISHDREFLDSVCNVTLHLEHQQIKRYGGNYSQFEILRAQQIALQQSAYEKQQRTVEHLQSYINRFKAQATKARQAQSRVKALEKMELIAPAHASSPFTFEFRTPDSAPNPMMVMEGVRCGYLNDGVEIPIVEHVMLSIQNGQRIGLLGANGQGKSTLIKTLAGTLEALGGHVREGKGLRIGYFAQHQLETLRPDDTPLQHLARLAPDTREQELRDFLGSFNFSGEMATSKIAPFSGGEKARLALALIIWQKPNLLLLDEPTNHLDLETRHALTMALAQFEGTLILVSHDRHLLRATTDQFMLVARHRLQEFDGDLDDYRDWLLQHAAEQRAALKAGAASNGADSADNGVNRKEQRRLEAETRQKLAHLKKPLQSRITKIEKEMDSLNAEKATLDAFVVDPASYDPEQKSKLTEAIRRQAEVNARLEALEAEWLDAHEELEQIG from the coding sequence GTGATCCGCTTTAACCAGTTCAGCCTCGCGCGCGGCACCAAGCCGCTCTTCGAAAACACCACGTTCACCCTCAACCCCGGCGAAAAGGCCGGCCTGGTGGGGGCGAACGGCGCGGGCAAGTCGACGCTGTTTGCCGTGCTGCTCGGCGAACTGCACGCGGACGGCGGCGATTTCTCGATCCCGCCGACTTGGCAGATCGCCCACGTCGCGCAGGAAACGCCCGCCGCCGACAAAACCGCCCTAGCCTACACGCTCGACGGCGACGCCGCGTTACGTGCGATCGAAGCGCGTATCGCCGCCGCGTCGGCCGCGCACGACGGCGCCGCCGAGGGCGAAGCGCACGCGGCATTCGCCGACGCCGACGGCTACACCGCGCCCGCCCGCGCCGAAGCGCTGCTGCTCGGTCTCGGCTTCACGCTCGATCAGACGCGCGAGCCGGTCAGCAGCTTCTCGGGCGGCTGGCGCATGCGGCTGAATCTCGCGCAGGCGCTGATGTGCCGCTCCGATTTGCTGCTGCTCGACGAACCGACCAACCACCTGGACCTCGACGCGATCGTCTGGCTCGAAGACTGGCTGAACCGTTATCCGGGCACGCTGGTTGTGATCTCGCACGACCGCGAGTTTCTCGATTCGGTCTGCAACGTGACGCTGCATCTGGAGCATCAGCAGATCAAGCGTTACGGCGGCAACTACTCGCAGTTCGAAATCCTGCGCGCGCAGCAGATCGCGTTGCAGCAGAGCGCGTATGAGAAACAGCAGCGCACCGTCGAGCATTTGCAGAGCTACATCAACCGCTTCAAGGCGCAGGCCACCAAGGCGCGCCAGGCGCAAAGCCGGGTGAAGGCGCTCGAAAAAATGGAACTGATCGCGCCGGCGCATGCGTCGTCGCCGTTCACGTTCGAGTTCCGCACGCCCGATTCCGCGCCGAATCCGATGATGGTGATGGAAGGCGTGCGCTGCGGCTATCTCAATGACGGCGTCGAGATTCCGATCGTCGAGCATGTGATGCTGTCGATTCAGAACGGCCAGCGCATCGGCCTGCTCGGCGCGAACGGCCAGGGCAAATCGACGCTGATCAAGACGCTGGCCGGCACGCTCGAAGCACTTGGCGGTCATGTGCGCGAAGGCAAGGGTCTGCGGATCGGCTACTTCGCGCAGCACCAACTGGAAACGCTGCGCCCGGACGACACGCCGTTGCAGCATCTGGCGCGGCTCGCGCCGGATACGCGTGAGCAGGAACTGCGCGACTTCCTCGGCAGCTTCAACTTCTCCGGCGAGATGGCGACCTCGAAAATCGCGCCCTTCTCAGGGGGAGAAAAGGCCCGCCTCGCGTTGGCGCTGATCATCTGGCAAAAGCCGAATCTGCTGCTGCTCGACGAGCCGACCAACCACCTGGATCTCGAAACGCGTCACGCGCTGACCATGGCGCTCGCGCAGTTCGAGGGCACGCTGATTCTGGTATCGCACGACCGGCATCTGCTGCGCGCCACGACCGATCAATTCATGCTGGTCGCCAGGCATCGTCTGCAGGAATTCGACGGCGATCTGGACGATTACCGCGACTGGCTGCTGCAACACGCGGCTGAACAACGCGCGGCGCTGAAAGCCGGCGCGGCATCGAATGGTGCGGATAGCGCGGACAATGGCGTCAATCGCAAGGAACAGCGCCGTCTCGAAGCCGAAACGCGGCAAAAGCTCGCGCATCTGAAAAAGCCGCTGCAAAGCCGCATCACGAAGATCGAAAAGGAAATGGACTCGCTCAACGCGGAAAAAGCGACGCTCGACGCGTTCGTCGTCGATCCGGCGAGTTACGATCCCGAGCAGAAAAGCAAACTGACGGAGGCGATCCGCCGTCAGGCAGAGGTGAACGCACGCCTCGAAGCGCTCGAAGCCGAATGGCTCGATGCTCACGAGGAACTCGAACAAATCGGCTAG
- the radA gene encoding DNA repair protein RadA yields the protein MAKQKTLYICSECGGQSPKWAGQCPSCNAWNTLVESVAEAPSTHRFQSLAKSAPVRRLADIDASDVPRFSTGVSEFDRVLGGGLVPGGVVLIGGDPGIGKSTLLLQSLAEIAADKRALYISGEESAAQIALRAQRLSLLEPGSKASELQLLAEIQLEKIQATIAEQRPDVAVIDSIQTVYSDALTSAPGSVAQVRECAAQLTRIAKQSGTTIIMVGHVTKEGALAGPRVLEHIVDTVLYFEGDTHSSFRLVRAIKNRFGAVNELGVFAMTERGLRGVANPSALFLSQHEQSVPGSCVLVTQEGTRPLLVEVQALVDAANAPNPRRLAVGLEQNRLAMLLAVLHRHAGIACFDQDVFLNAVGGVKITEPAADLSVLLAIHSSMRNKPLPKGLVVFGEVGLAGEIRPSPRGQERLKEAAKLGFSVAVIPKANAPKQPIDGLQVVAVERIEQAIDRVRTLD from the coding sequence GTGGCTAAACAGAAGACGTTGTACATCTGCAGTGAATGCGGCGGGCAATCGCCGAAGTGGGCCGGGCAGTGCCCTTCGTGCAATGCATGGAACACGCTGGTCGAATCGGTGGCGGAAGCGCCGTCCACGCATCGCTTCCAGTCGCTCGCGAAAAGCGCGCCCGTGCGGCGTCTCGCGGATATCGACGCGTCCGACGTGCCGCGCTTTTCGACCGGCGTCAGCGAGTTCGACCGCGTGCTGGGCGGCGGTCTGGTGCCGGGCGGTGTGGTGCTGATCGGCGGCGATCCGGGCATCGGCAAATCGACGCTGCTGCTGCAATCGCTCGCGGAAATCGCCGCGGACAAACGCGCGCTCTATATCAGCGGCGAAGAATCGGCTGCGCAGATCGCGCTGCGCGCGCAGCGGCTGTCGCTGCTCGAGCCCGGCTCGAAGGCCAGCGAGTTGCAGTTGCTCGCGGAAATCCAGCTCGAAAAGATCCAGGCGACCATCGCCGAGCAGCGACCCGACGTTGCGGTGATCGACTCCATCCAGACGGTGTATTCCGACGCGCTGACCTCCGCGCCCGGTTCGGTCGCGCAGGTGCGCGAGTGCGCGGCGCAGTTGACGCGAATCGCCAAGCAGTCGGGCACCACCATCATCATGGTCGGCCACGTGACCAAGGAAGGCGCGCTGGCGGGGCCGCGCGTGCTGGAGCACATCGTCGATACGGTGTTGTACTTCGAAGGCGACACGCATTCGTCGTTCCGGCTGGTGCGCGCGATCAAGAACCGCTTCGGCGCGGTCAACGAACTGGGTGTGTTCGCGATGACCGAGCGCGGTTTGCGCGGTGTCGCCAATCCTTCCGCGCTGTTTCTGTCGCAGCATGAACAATCCGTGCCGGGTTCGTGCGTGCTGGTCACGCAGGAGGGCACGCGGCCGCTGCTGGTCGAAGTGCAAGCGCTGGTGGACGCGGCGAACGCACCGAATCCGCGCCGACTAGCGGTCGGCCTGGAACAAAACCGGCTGGCGATGCTGCTGGCGGTGCTGCATCGGCACGCCGGCATCGCCTGTTTCGATCAGGACGTGTTCCTGAACGCGGTGGGCGGCGTGAAGATCACCGAGCCTGCTGCCGACCTGTCCGTTCTGCTCGCGATCCATTCGTCGATGCGTAACAAGCCGTTGCCCAAGGGGTTGGTCGTATTCGGCGAAGTCGGGCTGGCCGGCGAGATCCGGCCGTCGCCGCGCGGTCAGGAACGTCTGAAGGAAGCCGCGAAACTGGGCTTTTCGGTCGCGGTGATTCCGAAGGCCAATGCACCGAAACAGCCGATTGACGGCTTACAGGTTGTTGCGGTTGAAAGGATCGAACAGGCGATCGACCGGGTCCGCACGCTCGACTAG
- a CDS encoding CaiB/BaiF CoA-transferase family protein: MKGLRVLDLTRLLPGPVAALRLAELGADVLKIEAPGAGDPTRTMMQSSSDRVAGRPGAFYRLVNRGKRETRLDLKSEAGRNVLRALAAEADVLIESFRPGVMERLGIGYETLHAANPKLVYCAISGYGASGPFVDHAGHDLNYIGYAGVLDQLASRDGVPILPNFQIADLLGGALSAVTQILAALWHVSRGGDGRFVDVSMTHVTHAHNVVAQVSLANDGVAPAAGAGLLNGGVPCYNLYRTLDHRWLAVGALELKFWETLCMALDRPEWATRHWSLGQAIGGPDAAALTQELADLIGKRPLEEWVLLLEPLDCCVSPVLTPAEAARHPLFNPQTYVASSGSGSGNGSESESEIEAEDDEDRYAG; the protein is encoded by the coding sequence CTGAAAGGCCTGCGCGTGCTCGATCTGACACGTCTGTTGCCGGGCCCGGTCGCCGCGTTGCGGCTCGCCGAACTCGGCGCCGACGTGTTGAAGATCGAAGCGCCCGGCGCGGGAGACCCCACCCGCACGATGATGCAGTCGTCGAGCGACCGCGTTGCGGGCCGGCCCGGCGCATTTTACCGGCTCGTCAATCGCGGCAAGCGCGAAACGCGCCTCGACCTGAAATCGGAAGCGGGACGCAACGTGTTGCGCGCCCTCGCGGCCGAAGCCGATGTTCTGATCGAGAGTTTCCGGCCCGGCGTGATGGAGCGCCTCGGCATCGGCTACGAAACACTGCACGCGGCCAATCCCAAACTGGTGTATTGCGCGATCAGCGGCTACGGCGCGAGCGGTCCGTTTGTCGACCACGCCGGCCACGATCTGAACTACATCGGCTACGCGGGTGTGCTCGATCAGCTGGCCAGCCGCGACGGTGTGCCGATCCTGCCGAACTTCCAGATTGCCGACCTGCTCGGCGGCGCATTGAGCGCGGTGACGCAGATCCTCGCCGCGTTATGGCATGTCTCGCGCGGTGGTGATGGCCGCTTCGTCGACGTGTCGATGACCCATGTCACGCACGCGCACAACGTCGTCGCGCAAGTCTCGCTCGCCAATGACGGCGTCGCGCCGGCCGCCGGCGCCGGTCTGCTGAATGGCGGCGTGCCTTGCTATAACCTGTACCGCACGCTCGACCATCGTTGGCTCGCGGTCGGCGCGCTCGAACTGAAGTTCTGGGAAACCTTGTGCATGGCGCTGGACCGGCCCGAATGGGCGACGCGCCACTGGAGTCTCGGCCAGGCGATCGGCGGCCCGGACGCCGCCGCGCTGACGCAGGAACTGGCCGACCTGATCGGCAAGCGTCCACTGGAAGAATGGGTGTTGCTGCTGGAGCCGCTCGACTGTTGCGTGTCGCCGGTGCTGACCCCGGCGGAAGCTGCGCGGCATCCGCTGTTCAATCCGCAGACCTACGTGGCTTCAAGCGGGAGCGGGAGCGGGAACGGGAGCGAGAGCGAGAGCGAAATAGAAGCCGAAGATGACGAGGACCGCTACGCCGGTTGA
- the cls gene encoding cardiolipin synthase, with product MQFDLLHIGPLVALAHILGAVAACHAILNTRTSQGAIAWAVSLVAMPYLTLVPYLFLGRSKFAGYADARRTENELLRTRAHPLEWDTRDSSAGLPTEELGASLVHSLTRLGGMPFLPGNSVRTLVNGEATFEAIFEAIEGARHYVIVQFFIVHADALGEMLKDTLIAKAQQGVRVYFLYDSIGSFDLPHRYVAALRAAGVETYPFATNRRFVNRLQLNFRNHRKIVSVDGERAFVGGHNVGVEYLGGKPPLSPWRDTHIEVRGPAVASIQFVFTEDWHSATQQLPDFDIPPFDPAGQDMHCLVMPSGPADKQETCSLFFVQAITAARERIWITTPYLVPDEAVFAALRLAVLRGVDVRIMIPSRRDHLVVFEASKLYAYDSLRAGIRIFRYQPGFLHQKVVLIDSVAAAIGSANLDNRSFRLNFEIMVLTVDRGFAKEVEAMLLKDFAESLEIDRNDYRQASALRRVLMHVARLFSPIL from the coding sequence ATGCAATTCGACTTGCTTCACATCGGCCCGCTGGTCGCCCTCGCCCATATCCTCGGCGCGGTCGCCGCATGCCATGCGATTCTGAACACCCGCACGTCGCAAGGCGCGATCGCCTGGGCGGTGTCGCTGGTCGCGATGCCGTATCTGACGCTGGTACCGTACCTGTTCCTCGGCCGCAGCAAGTTTGCCGGCTACGCGGACGCCCGCCGCACCGAGAACGAATTGCTGCGCACGCGTGCACATCCGCTGGAATGGGACACGCGAGACTCGTCGGCAGGCCTGCCCACGGAAGAACTCGGCGCGAGCCTCGTGCATTCGTTGACGCGTCTGGGGGGCATGCCGTTCCTGCCGGGCAATTCGGTGCGCACGCTAGTGAACGGCGAAGCGACCTTCGAAGCGATCTTCGAAGCGATCGAAGGCGCGCGCCACTATGTGATCGTGCAGTTCTTCATCGTGCACGCCGATGCGCTCGGCGAGATGCTCAAAGACACGCTGATCGCAAAAGCGCAACAAGGCGTACGCGTCTACTTTCTGTACGACAGCATCGGCAGTTTCGATCTGCCCCACCGCTATGTGGCGGCGCTGCGCGCGGCCGGCGTCGAGACGTACCCGTTCGCCACCAATCGCCGTTTCGTCAACCGTTTGCAACTGAACTTCCGCAATCACCGCAAGATCGTCTCGGTCGACGGCGAGCGCGCGTTTGTCGGCGGACATAACGTCGGCGTCGAGTATCTGGGCGGCAAGCCGCCGCTCTCGCCATGGCGCGACACGCATATCGAAGTGCGCGGCCCGGCGGTTGCCAGCATCCAGTTCGTGTTCACCGAAGACTGGCATTCGGCGACCCAGCAGTTGCCGGACTTCGACATCCCGCCATTCGATCCAGCCGGTCAAGACATGCACTGTCTCGTGATGCCGAGCGGCCCGGCCGACAAGCAGGAAACCTGTTCGCTCTTCTTCGTCCAGGCGATCACCGCGGCACGCGAGCGGATCTGGATCACCACGCCTTACCTCGTCCCCGACGAGGCGGTGTTCGCGGCGCTGCGGCTTGCGGTGCTGCGCGGCGTGGATGTGCGCATCATGATTCCGAGCCGGCGGGACCATCTCGTCGTGTTCGAAGCCTCGAAACTCTATGCGTACGATTCCCTGCGCGCGGGCATCCGGATTTTTCGCTACCAGCCGGGTTTCCTGCATCAGAAGGTCGTGCTGATCGACAGCGTGGCCGCCGCGATCGGCAGTGCCAATCTCGACAATCGCTCGTTCCGCCTGAACTTCGAGATCATGGTACTGACCGTGGACCGCGGTTTCGCCAAAGAAGTCGAAGCGATGCTGCTGAAGGATTTCGCCGAATCGCTCGAAATCGACCGCAACGATTACCGGCAAGCGAGCGCGTTGCGGCGCGTGCTGATGCACGTCGCAAGGTTGTTCTCGCCGATACTGTAG